From the Homo sapiens chromosome 1, GRCh38.p14 Primary Assembly genome, one window contains:
- the NASP gene encoding nuclear autoantigenic sperm protein isoform 2 (isoform 2 is encoded by transcript variant 2), producing the protein MAMESTATAAVAAELVSADKIEDVPAPSTSADKVESLDVDSEAKKLLGLGQKHLVMGDIPAAVNAFQEAASLLGKKYGETANECGEAFFFYGKSLLELARMENGVLGNALEGVHVEEEEGEKTEDESLVENNDNIDEEAREELREQVYDAMGEKEEAKKTEDKSLAKPETDKEQDSEMEKGGREDMDISKSAEEPQEKVDLTLDWLTETSEEAKGGAAPEGPNEAEVTSGKPEQEVPDAEEEKSVSGTDVQEECREKGGQEKQGEVIVSIEEKPKEVSEEQPVVTLEKQGTAVEVEAESLDPTVKPVDVGGDEPEEKVVTSENEAGKAVLEQLVGQEVPPAEESPEVTTEAAEASAVEAGSEVSEKPGQEAPVLPKDGAVNGPSVVGDQTPIEPQTSIERLTETKDGSGLEEKVRAKLVPSQEETKLSVEESEAAGDGVDTKVAQGATEKSPEDKVQIAANEETQEREEQMKEGEETEGSEEDDKENDKTEEMPNDSVLENKSLQENEEEEIGNLELAWDMLDLAKIIFKRQETKEAQLYAAQAHLKLGEVSVESENYVQAVEEFQSCLNLQEQYLEAHDRLLAETHYQLGLAYGYNSQYDEAVAQFSKSIEVIENRMAVLNEQVKEAEGSSAEYKKEIEELKELLPEIREKIEDAKESQRSGNVAELALKATLVESSTSGFTPGGGGSSVSMIASRKPTDGASSSNCVTDISHLVRKKRKPEEESPRKDDAKKAKQEPEVNGGSGDAVPSGNEVSENMEEEAENQAESRAAVEGTVEAGATVESTAC; encoded by the exons TCTGGATGTGGATAGTGAAGCTAAGAAACTATTGGGTTTAGGACAGAAACATCTGGTGATGGGGGATATTCCAGCAGCTGTCAATGCATTCCAGGAAGCAGCTAGTCTTTT aggTAAGAAGTATGGAGAGACAGCTAATGAGTGTGGAGAAGCCTTCTTTTTCTATGGGAAATCACTTCTGGAGTTGGCAAG AATGGAGAATGGTGTGTTGGGAAACGCCTTGGAAGGTGTGCatgtggaagaggaagaaggagaaaaaacagaAGATGAATCTCTGgtagaaaataatgataacataGATG AGGAAGCAAGGGAAGAGTTGAGAGAACAGGTTTATGACGCcatgggagaaaaagaagaagccaaaaaaacagaagacaagtCTTTGGCAAAGCCTGAAACTGATAAAGAACAGGACAGTGAAATGGAGAAGGGTGGAAGAGAAGATATGGATATAAGTAAATCTGCAGAGGAGCCACAGGAAAAAGTTGACTTGACTCTAGATTGGTTAACTGAAACCTCTGAAGAGGCAAAAGGAGGAGCAGCACCAGAAGGACCGAATGAAGCTGAGGTCACTTCTGGGAAGCCAGAACAGGAAGTACCAGATGCTGAGGAAGAAAAATCAGTTTCTGGAACTGATGTCCAAGAAGAGTGCAGAGAAAAAGGAGGTCAGGAGAAGCAGGGAGAGGTAATTGTGAGCATAGAGGAGAAGCCAAAAGAAGTTTCAGAAGAGCAGCCTGTGGTGACTCTAGAAAAGCAGGGCACTGCAGTGGAGGTAGAAGCAGAGTCTTTAGACCCGACAGTCAAGCCAGTGGATGTGGGTGGGGACGAGCCAGAGGAGAAGGTAGTTACCTCTGAAAACGAGGCAGGAAAGGCGGTTCTTGAACAACTGGTAGGTCAAGAAGTACCACCTGCTGAAGAGTCACCAGAGGTGACAACAgaggctgcagaggcctcagCTGTAGAGGCTGGATCAGAAGTCTCTGAAAAGCCTGGGCAGGAGGCTCCAGTTCTCCCTAAGGATGGTGCAGTCAATGGACCGTCAGTTGTAGGAGATCAGACTCCTATTGAACCACAGACTTCTATAGAAAGACTGACAGAAACAAAAGATGGCTCAGGACTAGAGGAGAAGGTCAGGGCAAAGCTGGTTCCTAGTCAGGAGGAGACTAAGCTGTCTGTAGAAGAGTCTGAGGCAGCTGGAGATGGGGTTGATACCAAGGTAGCCCAGGGAGCTACTGAGAAATCACCTGAAGACAAAGTTCAGATAGCTGCTAATGAAGAGACACAAGAGAGAGAAGAACAGATGAAAGAGGGTGAAG AAACTGAAGGCTCAGAAGAggatgataaagaaaatgataagacCGAAGAAATGCCAAATGATTCAGTCCTTGAAAACAAG TCTCTTCaagaaaatgaggaggaggagattgGGAACCTAGAGCTTGCCTGGGATATGCTGGATTTAGCaaagatcatttttaaaag gCAAGAAACAAAAGAAGCACAGCTTTATGCTGCCCAGGCACATCTTAAACTCGGAGAAGTTAGTGTTGAATCTG aaAACTATGTGCAAGCTGTGGAGGAGTTCCAGTCCTGCCTTAACCTGCAGGAACAGTACCTGGAAGCCCACGACCGTCTCCTTGCAGAGACCCACTACCAGCTGGGCTTGGCTTATGGGTACAACTCTCAGTATGATGAGGCAGTGGCACAGTTCAGCAAATCTATTGAAGTCATTGAGAACAGAATGG cTGTACTAAACGAGCAGGTGAAGGAGGCTGAAGGATCGTCTGCTGAATAcaagaaagaaattgaggaacTAAAGGAACTGCTACCCGAAATTAGAGAGAAGATAGAAGATGCAAAGGAGTCTCAGCGTAGTGGGAATGTAGCTGAACTGGCTCTGAAAGCTACTCTG GTGGAGAGTTCTACTTCAGGTTTCACTCCTGGTGGAGGAGGCTCTTCAGTCTCCATG ATTGCCAGTAGAAAGCCAACAGACGGTGCTTCCTCATCAAATTGTGTGACTGATATTTCCCACCTTGTCAGAAAGAAG AGGAAACCAGAGGAAGAGAGTCCCCGGAAAGATGATGCAAAGAAAGCCAAACAAGAGCCGGAGGTGAACGGAGGCAGTGGGGATGCTGTCCCCAGTGGAAATGAAGTTTCGGAAAacatggaggaggag GCTGAGAATCAGGCTGAAAGCCGGGCAGCAGTGGAGGGGACAGTGGAGGCTGGAGCTACAGTTGAAAGCACTGCATGTTAA
- the NASP gene encoding nuclear autoantigenic sperm protein isoform 4 (isoform 4 is encoded by transcript variant 4) — MAMESTATAAVAAELVSADKIEDVPAPSTSADKVERMENGVLGNALEGVHVEEEEGEKTEDESLVENNDNIDEEAREELREQVYDAMGEKEEAKKTEDKSLAKPETDKEQDSEMEKGGREDMDISKSAEEPQEKVDLTLDWLTETSEEAKGGAAPEGPNEAEVTSGKPEQEVPDAEEEKSVSGTDVQEECREKGGQEKQGEVIVSIEEKPKEVSEEQPVVTLEKQGTAVEVEAESLDPTVKPVDVGGDEPEEKVVTSENEAGKAVLEQLVGQEVPPAEESPEVTTEAAEASAVEAGSEVSEKPGQEAPVLPKDGAVNGPSVVGDQTPIEPQTSIERLTETKDGSGLEEKVRAKLVPSQEETKLSVEESEAAGDGVDTKVAQGATEKSPEDKVQIAANEETQEREEQMKEGEETEGSEEDDKENDKTEEMPNDSVLENKSLQENEEEEIGNLELAWDMLDLAKIIFKRQETKEAQLYAAQAHLKLGEVSVESENYVQAVEEFQSCLNLQEQYLEAHDRLLAETHYQLGLAYGYNSQYDEAVAQFSKSIEVIENRMAVLNEQVKEAEGSSAEYKKEIEELKELLPEIREKIEDAKESQRSGNVAELALKATLVESSTSGFTPGGGGSSVSMIASRKPTDGASSSNCVTDISHLVRKKRKPEEESPRKDDAKKAKQEPEVNGGSGDAVPSGNEVSENMEEEAENQAESRAAVEGTVEAGATVESTAC, encoded by the exons AATGGAGAATGGTGTGTTGGGAAACGCCTTGGAAGGTGTGCatgtggaagaggaagaaggagaaaaaacagaAGATGAATCTCTGgtagaaaataatgataacataGATG AGGAAGCAAGGGAAGAGTTGAGAGAACAGGTTTATGACGCcatgggagaaaaagaagaagccaaaaaaacagaagacaagtCTTTGGCAAAGCCTGAAACTGATAAAGAACAGGACAGTGAAATGGAGAAGGGTGGAAGAGAAGATATGGATATAAGTAAATCTGCAGAGGAGCCACAGGAAAAAGTTGACTTGACTCTAGATTGGTTAACTGAAACCTCTGAAGAGGCAAAAGGAGGAGCAGCACCAGAAGGACCGAATGAAGCTGAGGTCACTTCTGGGAAGCCAGAACAGGAAGTACCAGATGCTGAGGAAGAAAAATCAGTTTCTGGAACTGATGTCCAAGAAGAGTGCAGAGAAAAAGGAGGTCAGGAGAAGCAGGGAGAGGTAATTGTGAGCATAGAGGAGAAGCCAAAAGAAGTTTCAGAAGAGCAGCCTGTGGTGACTCTAGAAAAGCAGGGCACTGCAGTGGAGGTAGAAGCAGAGTCTTTAGACCCGACAGTCAAGCCAGTGGATGTGGGTGGGGACGAGCCAGAGGAGAAGGTAGTTACCTCTGAAAACGAGGCAGGAAAGGCGGTTCTTGAACAACTGGTAGGTCAAGAAGTACCACCTGCTGAAGAGTCACCAGAGGTGACAACAgaggctgcagaggcctcagCTGTAGAGGCTGGATCAGAAGTCTCTGAAAAGCCTGGGCAGGAGGCTCCAGTTCTCCCTAAGGATGGTGCAGTCAATGGACCGTCAGTTGTAGGAGATCAGACTCCTATTGAACCACAGACTTCTATAGAAAGACTGACAGAAACAAAAGATGGCTCAGGACTAGAGGAGAAGGTCAGGGCAAAGCTGGTTCCTAGTCAGGAGGAGACTAAGCTGTCTGTAGAAGAGTCTGAGGCAGCTGGAGATGGGGTTGATACCAAGGTAGCCCAGGGAGCTACTGAGAAATCACCTGAAGACAAAGTTCAGATAGCTGCTAATGAAGAGACACAAGAGAGAGAAGAACAGATGAAAGAGGGTGAAG AAACTGAAGGCTCAGAAGAggatgataaagaaaatgataagacCGAAGAAATGCCAAATGATTCAGTCCTTGAAAACAAG TCTCTTCaagaaaatgaggaggaggagattgGGAACCTAGAGCTTGCCTGGGATATGCTGGATTTAGCaaagatcatttttaaaag gCAAGAAACAAAAGAAGCACAGCTTTATGCTGCCCAGGCACATCTTAAACTCGGAGAAGTTAGTGTTGAATCTG aaAACTATGTGCAAGCTGTGGAGGAGTTCCAGTCCTGCCTTAACCTGCAGGAACAGTACCTGGAAGCCCACGACCGTCTCCTTGCAGAGACCCACTACCAGCTGGGCTTGGCTTATGGGTACAACTCTCAGTATGATGAGGCAGTGGCACAGTTCAGCAAATCTATTGAAGTCATTGAGAACAGAATGG cTGTACTAAACGAGCAGGTGAAGGAGGCTGAAGGATCGTCTGCTGAATAcaagaaagaaattgaggaacTAAAGGAACTGCTACCCGAAATTAGAGAGAAGATAGAAGATGCAAAGGAGTCTCAGCGTAGTGGGAATGTAGCTGAACTGGCTCTGAAAGCTACTCTG GTGGAGAGTTCTACTTCAGGTTTCACTCCTGGTGGAGGAGGCTCTTCAGTCTCCATG ATTGCCAGTAGAAAGCCAACAGACGGTGCTTCCTCATCAAATTGTGTGACTGATATTTCCCACCTTGTCAGAAAGAAG AGGAAACCAGAGGAAGAGAGTCCCCGGAAAGATGATGCAAAGAAAGCCAAACAAGAGCCGGAGGTGAACGGAGGCAGTGGGGATGCTGTCCCCAGTGGAAATGAAGTTTCGGAAAacatggaggaggag GCTGAGAATCAGGCTGAAAGCCGGGCAGCAGTGGAGGGGACAGTGGAGGCTGGAGCTACAGTTGAAAGCACTGCATGTTAA